A part of Rhipicephalus microplus isolate Deutch F79 chromosome 8, USDA_Rmic, whole genome shotgun sequence genomic DNA contains:
- the LOC142769233 gene encoding uncharacterized protein LOC142769233, with protein sequence MQPATVVLLLSKVLLIFCQAQFYPELRSDLQQFQDSSRCFPDIGEWYQIYRNYYYDPNYGGTAKCVKYTRYGAYQNFSTPSMFTYGQESGDIVEQTYQIIYVDCNICYIVRHPYADNGYGCTLWRRLSTFQQPADCCDFIYAENCGTTPRYQIYEPSCSPGLGLPAS encoded by the exons ATGCAGCCAGCGACGGTGGTCCTGCTTCTAAGCAAAGTCCTGCTGATCTTCTGTCAAGCGCAGTTCTATCCTGAACTGAGAAGTGATTTGCAACAGTTTCAGGACTCTAGCAGG TGTTTTCCCGACATCGGAGAGTGGTACCAGATATATCGAAATTACTACTATGATCCGAACTATGGCGGAACAGCGAAATGCGTCAAATATACCCGATACGGAGCGTACCAGAACTTCAGCACGCCGTCGATGTTCACCTACGGTCAAG AGTCCGGCGACATCGTTGAACAAACCTACCAAATTATTTATGTGGACTGCAACATCTGCTACATAGTTCGTCATCCATATGCTGACAATG GTTACGGTTGCACCTTGTGGCGACGATTGTCGACATTCCAACAGCCTGCCGACTGCTGCGACTTCATCTACGCCGAGAACTGTGGTACGACGCCCAGGTACCAGATATACGAGCCATCGTGTTCTCCGGGTCTGGGGTTGCCGGCATCATAG
- the LOC119164025 gene encoding uncharacterized protein LOC119164025, translated as MRPETAVLLLSQILLTFGDKFYPELRSDLQQFQDSSRCYPDIGEWYMIYRNYNYDPDFGGTAKCVKYSRYGTYQNFTTPSAFSYGQGVTGTVKGEMTLTPADCYSARNSVGFVPYNNTGDVIEEKYQVIYTDCDTCFVFRHLYVNDGYGCTLWRRISTFHQPGDCCEFIYDENCGTSPKYQIYLPSCDPALGMPGV; from the exons ATGCGCCCAGAAACCGCTGTCCTGCTTCTGAGTCAGATCCTGCTAACCTTTGGTGACAAGTTCTACCCTGAACTCAGAAGTGACCTGCAACAGTTTCAAGACTCCAGTCGG TGTTATCCAGACATCGGAGAGTGGTATATGATATACAGGAATTACAACTATGACCCAGATTTCGGTGGAACCGCAAAGTGCGTGAAATACAGCCGATACGGAACGTACCAGAACTTCACAACGCCATCAGCGTTCTCCTACGGGCAAGGCGTCACCGGGACTGT AAAGGGTGAAATGACTTTGACTCCGGCAGACTGCTACTCGGCCAGAAACTCCGTCGGATTTGTGCCGTACAACA ACACGGGTGATGTGATTGAGGAAAAGTATCAAGTAATTTACACGGACTGCGACACCTGCTTCGTCTTTCGTCACCTTTATGTTAATGATG GATACGGATGCACCTTGTGGCGCCGCATATCGACGTTCCATCAGCCAGGTGACTGCTGCGAGTTCATTTACGACGAGAATTGCGGCACGTCACCCAAGTACCAAATATACCTGCCGTCCTGCGATCCAGCGCTCGGAATGCCGGGCGTCTAG